One stretch of Maylandia zebra isolate NMK-2024a linkage group LG13, Mzebra_GT3a, whole genome shotgun sequence DNA includes these proteins:
- the yipf4 gene encoding protein YIPF4: MQFSPTNGDFTFVSSTEAEELSGTISTPDVKLNIGSDSGKDPYATTFLRQRGYGWLLEVEEEDNEESKPLLEELDIDIKDIYYKIRCVLMPMPSLGYNRQVVRDNPDFWGPLAVVLLFSMISIYGQFRVVSWIITIWIFGSLTIFLLARVLGGEVSYGQVLGVIGYSLLPLIVIAPLLLVIGGFEVVSTLVKLFGVFWAAYSAASLLVGDEFKTKKPLLIYPIFLLYIYFLSLYTGV, encoded by the exons AACTCAGCGGCACCATCAGCACTCCAGATGTTAAACTGAATATAGgcagtgacagtgggaaggaccCGTATGCCACCACCTTCCTGAGACAACGAGGCTACGGCTGGCTgctggaggtggaggaagaggacaaTGAAGAGAGCAAACCTCTTCT GGAGGAGCTGGACATTGATATAAAGGACATCTATTACAAGATTCGATGTGTGCTGATGCCAATGCCATCACTGGGTTACAACCGGCAGGTGGTTCGAGACAACCCAGACTTCTGGGGCCCTCTGGCTGTGGTGCTGCTCTTCTCCATGATCTCCATCTATGGACAGTTCAGG GTTGTGTCTTGGATCATCACCATCTGGATATTTGGATCACTAACCATCTTCCTGCTGGCTCGCGTTCTTGGTGGGGAG GTTTCATACGGTCAGGTCCTTGGAGTGATTGGGTATTCCCTTCTTCCTCTCATCGTCATAGCCCCTCTGCTCTTAGTGATTGGAGGCTTCGAGGTGGTTTCTACACTAGTCAAA CTTTTTGGAGTTTTCTGGGCTGCATACAGTGCTGCTTCACTGCTTGTCGGAGAtgaatttaaaacaaagaagCCCCTTCTCATATATCCCATTTTCCTACTGTACATCTACTTCCTGTCACTATATACTGGAGTGTGA